A window of Desulfovibrio sp. X2 contains these coding sequences:
- a CDS encoding TetR/AcrR family transcriptional regulator, with product MRRAILDASLALFSKGGIKAVSMRSIAERIEYSPGTIYRYFDGKSAILRELRMGAFAIFYDRMAALESVADPVERLKAASRDYIAFALEHPEYYHLMFDTPDAPSLDDPDGIFPPMRSYRKFRSYVEACMQAGCIQGADPMVATISIWSTLHGLAGMLLAGTLRMIPEDQRLGVADKAVEFALR from the coding sequence ATGCGCAGGGCGATCCTCGACGCATCCCTGGCGCTTTTCTCCAAGGGCGGCATCAAGGCCGTGTCCATGCGCAGCATCGCCGAGCGCATCGAATACAGCCCCGGCACCATCTACCGCTATTTCGACGGCAAGAGCGCCATCCTGCGCGAACTGCGCATGGGGGCCTTCGCCATCTTCTACGACCGCATGGCCGCGCTCGAGTCCGTCGCGGACCCGGTGGAGCGCCTCAAGGCCGCGTCGCGCGACTACATCGCCTTCGCGCTGGAGCATCCGGAGTACTACCACCTCATGTTCGACACGCCGGACGCGCCTTCCTTGGACGATCCGGACGGGATCTTCCCGCCCATGCGCTCCTACAGGAAGTTCCGCTCCTACGTGGAGGCCTGCATGCAGGCCGGCTGCATCCAGGGCGCGGACCCCATGGTCGCGACCATCTCCATCTGGAGCACCCTGCACGGCCTGGCCGGAATGCTCCTGGCCGGGACGTTGCGCATGATCCCCGAGGACCAGCGCCTGGGCGTGGCCGACAAGGCCGTCGAGTTCGCCCTGCGCTAG
- a CDS encoding TIGR00730 family Rossman fold protein, producing MKLSRICIFLGANPGIDPVYAETARSMGRALAEGGIGLVYGGSSVGLMGILADEVMARGGEVLGVIPQALSDKELGHTAITRLEVVASMHERKARMAELADGFVALPGGIGTLEEIFEVFTWGQLGFHKKPCALLDVRGYYTGLCAFLDHVRDQGFLKDAHRSMLLCDPDPARLLERMAAYEAPTVTKWVERPGQL from the coding sequence ATGAAGCTTTCGCGCATCTGCATCTTCCTCGGGGCCAACCCGGGAATCGATCCGGTCTACGCCGAGACCGCGCGGTCCATGGGCCGCGCCCTCGCAGAGGGCGGCATCGGGCTGGTCTACGGCGGCTCGTCCGTGGGCCTCATGGGCATCCTGGCCGACGAGGTCATGGCCCGGGGCGGCGAGGTCCTGGGCGTCATCCCCCAGGCCCTCTCGGACAAGGAGCTCGGCCATACGGCCATCACCCGGCTCGAGGTCGTGGCCTCCATGCACGAGCGCAAGGCGCGCATGGCCGAGCTTGCCGACGGCTTCGTGGCCCTGCCCGGCGGCATAGGCACGCTGGAGGAGATCTTCGAGGTCTTCACCTGGGGGCAGCTCGGCTTCCACAAGAAGCCCTGCGCCCTGCTCGACGTCCGGGGCTACTACACGGGCCTGTGCGCCTTCCTGGACCACGTGCGCGACCAGGGCTTCCTCAAGGACGCCCACCGCTCCATGCTCCTGTGCGACCCCGATCCCGCCCGCCTGCTCGAGCGCATGGCCGCCTACGAGGCGCCCACGGTGACCAAGTGGGTGGAGCGGCCCGGCCAGCTCTAG